The Motacilla alba alba isolate MOTALB_02 chromosome 3, Motacilla_alba_V1.0_pri, whole genome shotgun sequence DNA window TCGGACCAAACCTGGGTCGTAAGCGGGCGAGCGCGTTCGCCGCCCCCCGCCTCAGTGAAAGCGGAGCGGGAATTTGTGTTTCATAGCCCGGCTCCCACGCCGGTTGTGTTTTTGACCCCGAGTGTGCGAGAGAGCCCCGGTGTCGGTGGCCTCAGCACTGGTAGGGAGTGACAAAGCCACGACGCCTCTGCCCCCCGGAAGGCACGCCGCCCTTGGAAAGGGTGTCCCTGGCCCCGGGCCGGGAGCACGGAGCCACTGCACCCACGAGAGCATTCCGCTCTGAAACGGTGCTTCAGAAATTACTTGagtttaataaaacattttgtgttttgttgagattttcccttttcaccCACTAAAACACCAATTCAGTTTGTACAGCTCAGCCTACCTGTACAACGTTACTACATCTGCCATAGGCTTTATTTGATCTAAGTGACATGTTACACAAAGCTTTTAGGCTACTGATGGTCTTAAAGCTAATTTTCAAACACAACGTTttctacagaatatttttattaataggACCCCAATTAGCACAGGCGGCTCTAGCAGggaaatttttaaagaaatacagtgtgtgaagaaaaaataaagaaaccaaatcaaaccaaacccacaCGGGAACATGTGCCACCAAGGCTAATCAAAATTGTCCTGAGAGCAAAATGAGCAGCTTTTAAACTTGCTGTAGTACTTCAAGCAAAACATTAAACACCAGTAAGGATAACGATAAAATTACAGCAGATCTCAAGCTGTCTGTTGTCTCAACAATTGATTTCATCAACTTCTCAAGTAAGTACAATTTTTCTGATTAACGGCAGAGTATGTCTGATGGGTAGGAGAGGAAACAAGATGTACATGTCTTGCTGCTCTCTAGAGATCATTCAAAATGCATGTCTCACCGAGGTGTGATACCCATGTCACCACCCCAAAGCGAGGTGTTGCATCTtagaaaggaaatttctttgCTAGATGGACATGCTCCAAGTTTCCAGTTTTGACAGACTGAAGTAGTATGTTGATTATCACAAAAACTTATTTATAGCCTCAAAGCTATTGGTATACAGCATCAATATATTGGTGGCATGCACAGGAACATGGATGTGTCTTAAGTCATCAATATTAATTATTCAGTATTGAGTCAGTAAATATAAATGAGCTTCATAGATTCTGTAAACAAgtttaattcaaaatttttataaaatacatcttGTATTTACACACATACCTCATCTAAAAATATGAGTTTGTTGAATGCAAAGTTAGTACAAACTATCAGAATAATTTGAGAGCTGTTTGTATGTTTCTTgcaaaatatatgcaaaaagTGACCCTAAAGATACTAAGATTAAAAGGTGCAAATCTGCAATTGGGTACAAAATATGTACTATGTTGAGTGTATTATCTACATTGCATATTACACATGTGCCAAGTCTATGGAAGGGAACAGTTAAAATTCCAACTACAAATGTCACAGAACATTACTAGAAAGGGAGGTATTTGGGGATTCAATAGAACATTCTTGCATCCTTTCATAATTCATAGTCACTTCAGATGCACAGAGCACCTCATGAACAACTGTGCAAAGAGGAACTAAGCTTAAAGCTGTCAGACAGCCTAGTAACCTAAATGTGTTCTTGCCCTTCACCTTTGTGGGGACAGAAGTTGAATGCATTCACAGGGGCTGGGTGCAGTCTTATAATAATAGTTGGAtattcctgttaaaaaaaaagaaatataagtCATGAAAAAGGAGGTAAGACCAGATTATCATGCAAGATTCCAAAGCtaatatgcttttcttttaaatactctgtaacttcctttttttttttttttttttaagaatgtggTATGAATGCTCTCAAAGTACTTGGACGTAAGAAATTAGCTGCTGCTGGTATAAATTGATTTAGTACAAGTTTGCATTAATTCCACCATAACTTATTCAGAAATCAAAAATCAGGTGAAAAGTCAATCACTCCaccaatttttctctttatatatattacaaGCTGAAGTATTACACTACAATTTATGTCCAGCACTAACTTCAAGTGGTTCTGTTTAAAAGCAACACAAGAATCAGCCAGGAAAGCAGACTGAGTAAGATAAAAGTTTGTGGGAAAGATGGAatttaattatgtattttgCATCAGTATGACTGGTAAAAATAAGTTACCAACCTGGCTAGTTACACAGtctaaaaagctgaaaaactaCAGTTCTGATATGGAAATATGTCCATCAGGGATCCAAGACAGCCCTTGCTATGACCTTGTCAtggctgatttttatttgtagCATTAAAACAAAGGATGGAGAatgggaaatgctttttttctgttgccagaaaaaaaaaaacaaaaaaacaaaccttcaGAGCTTTTTGTTGATACTAAATCCTGAAGACTGCAAATGCCTATGTTAGTACCATACAAAGTGAACTTCAGTGGACTTCTCTTGTGAAGAAATATTACCATAAGGACCATTATATAAGCAATCAACACAGTACACAGGAAATATTTAACATGTCATCACATTATTACATAATCCTTGGAGAGTCAAAATTAGCAAGACTCTAACTGTTACTAAGGCTGTAACTCTGCCTTGTTTAGTGGAGGGAGAATCTGGCCTTCCAAatctttcttatttctctttacAAAGGATTAATAgtattgacaaaaaaaaaaaaaaaaaaaaaaaaaaagggtgcaTGTTAAATACCATGctattaaaagcaaaacagagcaagaTGTTGTAAAACATAGTTAGGgaagcagtatttttattttgtcatcaTAAAATAACATTGTTTAAAGATCACACAAATTTGATagatcatctttttttttctccaacatTAGGCCAGCACTAGAGTTGAGAAAGGTGTTCACCCATTTCTCTGTAAATTTATACttttaagtaaaataatttgattcTCTAAATATGCACTTTAATTAATTATGTCACACAGTAAGTATCTTGCTCCTTTGGTCAGAGATAGTAAATGAAAACTTCAAATACTTGtatcttcaatttttaaaaacccagtaTACATCCTTAACCAAGGAGTATTTACGGTACACACAAGCCATAGATACAAAATACACAGTATATacatgttttgaaaacaaattggAATTTATAAAAACTCAACAGCCAAATCACAGGAATTGAGGCACTAAATTAAAAGTAGTATCTTTTTGTCTTGATTATACAGACTATTCTGTGAACAATCAGGACTgtttcataaatatatattatctACAGAATTTGCTGTGCCAAAAAAAGCCAGCTGTGTTtaagcttaaaagaaaaattgcactTTGAGATTGTTAACAGTTaacttctcatttttaattcttgaaTATAGTAATCTGGTCCCAGTGCTTTTGGCACAGGTATTGAGTTGCAGTTTTGCTACGCTTTGTTATAAAACACAaggttcttttattttgttcattaaaaTCTGAAGAGTCTTAAACAAACCTAGAACTTTGATACAAATCTATATAGCTACAATTGCTTCATTAAATAATATACACAAATATGCTCTTCCATCTTAGAACATCTCGACAACTGCATACAAAACAGTCACTTGTATTATCTCCAGCCTTCTTAATCTTACACATTATCAGTCTGCAAGTGACTGAAATATGGTTTCTGGCCATATCTTACACTAGATCACACCCCAGTATacaaggacagaaaataaatgtataataaAAAGATTGGATAAATTAGAAGGGGTTTCTTGGTCTTGAATTCTTCTCCAACTAGTAATGATGCAGCACTGTATGCAGCCCAGAAGACTCCAAACAACTGAAAAAGAGGATGAACAGTCTTAGCTGACACCACAAGAAAGTCTCTCCAAACACCACAATAAACATCACTTCTCTCAGTACAACACAAAGCCAGCTACGGATGTAGTGCTTGTCACAGCCCAAGAAATTTTGGCCATCTGGGGCTTGTAATGCATTGTCATACTAGTGGTGCAGAGATAAGAACCTTGCAGAAATTCACCCTGAAGTTAACATGAGGCTGTTAGTAGTAATCAAGTATCAGAGGTCTCatgaatgtttatttattttgaagttatttATTAGTTAACTGGCAAGTGAATGATTTATGTTCTGACTATCATTTATCAGTAATCACAGATTATCAAATCTCaaatacagcaatttttttaCTTATCATACACTCTAGTTGTACTCCAATTATACTGTCTGCCAGCAAGCTAAAGGGACAGAAATAATGAAGTCAACAGAATCTCCAGAAAGCATACAGCTTAGCTCATAGCAGAATTTTATCAGCTAACCTTCCCAAACTCAGCAGTAACTTCTCAGGCTACCTTAAAGGGTTTTAAGAAGTACCGCAAGTGTTCAAGAGCATTATGTCGTTCTGGGATCTTTTAGGGAATGTTTCTGGTTCCATAAAAGGTGTCCAGCAGCAGGTGGTATCAGGCAGGTCATTCTTTGTGCCTTACATTCCCCCTCTCTAAATCAGAACAATCCTTACCTTCTCTGCAAAAGGTATGGAGAGCTTTGTACCACTACCACTATGGGGAGGTCTCAGAACAATGACTAACATCATATTCATGCTGCAGTgactaaaaataatttggatgaTGGGGGAAGGCAGAGAACAGCTTATTTTCAGATTCTTCATTCTGAGGTTTAATTATGCATTCTCTTCTCAAAATGAGAATCCCATCTTTTTTGTAATGCAACTATTAGAGCAAAGCAAAATACTTAAATACAAGCTACTCTAGTAAAAACAGGTGTTGTTATAGCAACAGCACTGTATATTCCCAAGCACTCAAATGGAGCATTTAAAACCGCATTCACTTTCCACCATGCTAACCAAAAGGATCACAGAGCTCACTTTGTAGTTCTGAAAATTTTGACACATCATtatgttttcctgagcagattACTTGAAGTGTTAAGAAATGacttaaaaataactaaattcTCAATGGATGATAAGAACTTACTTTTATTAGGGTAGAAACAACTTCAAATGATCCAACCACCAAAAGTACAGGTGCTATGACAATGAGGGGAAGTAGGGAATATCCTATTACACCCAGAACTTGGCCATAAGCAACCTGAAATTTTCAAGCACATAAAAATAAGCATTGCAGTACTCAATCTCTGTCACCAAATACAATTTGTTCTTGTTATAACACTATGAATAATGATTATAATGTGTTATACTCATGAAACTTCAGCTAAAGGCTTGCTAGTataaaaactggttttgtaTGCTAAACCCTAAAATTAGAAATAcgttatcttttttttttttttcccaaaacactGTAAACGATCACTTTCAAAGGAAGCATTTACATATTATACCCAGGAGCAACTGCAACAGACCTCTCAAGGACCAGCTGTAGTCCTGGTTGtcaaaagcagcaaagacaTAATTTTCTGCATTAACATACTCATATGCAttacacataaataaatacataaagcaCATGAATGCTTTTGCTGTCAGTGGAAGAGTTAAAACTTGATCCCTGTGAGGCATAGAATTCTGATTTCCAGCTTCAATTTATTGAGACTATCTAGAACCAAGTTGTTCCAAATACTTCCATAACTACTTTCAGCTTCAGAAGGAAATGTCTGATTTTCCCCTACTATGGTCTGAAATGTTCCTGTGCACAGCTAGGCTTCTTGGATTTAACAGGAAAAGTAGTGGCATCTTGTAAGCATTTTCTTGTGGACAATGATCCTTCAAGATCTGCAAACAAGATCTGCAAACCTAtactttttctcttcagtttatACATCTGATATTTCCCATTTTGAGCCACAAACCAGATTGGTTTAAGGGCCTCTGGATTGtgttgaaatgcagaaataacatGCAAtcacatttataaaaaaactttttctttcaaaacagcaTTCACACAAGAAGACTCTAGCAATTATgactaaaaggaaaattaaaaaaaaataaatatcataGGACCTCTACAACACTGGTGCATCATTAATACAGTATCcacattaaaattataaaaataaagcatcacTGAATATTTAGCTCTTCACAACACAGTTCAATGCATTTTATGCTGCAGATCCATTTTAAGAAGTTTTATCCTCCTCACTGTTCCACTGCAGCTGTCCGCGGGCCTTGCTCTAAgtcattttttgttgtttacaCCTGAATTGCTTAATAAGTCAATTTGTAAACAGCTCAAGCAGCTATTTCAACCCTGCTGGTGcaagcagctggaggaagggaTGCAGGCCACAACTCCAGCTGGCTTTGCAGTTGAGAAACATGCCCTGGCTTTCATACTTTCATGGGTTTGAACTGCATCAGGCCAGGGATGAAAACAAACACTGGCAAGTGCCTTACACACAAGGACATCTAACTGCTCTTAGcacctcattaaaaaaaagtttccatttaGTCCAGTGACCAAAAACTTGGAAGCATTTCTCCCTCAAGAACTGACTGCAGTTCTGGATCACATGAAGCTACTAGAATTCCAGGGATTCACAACACAAATTTCCAGACTGTTAACCTGGAAGCAAGTACACCATCCATTGCACCAAGAGATTAGTTGATGATCTCTGTATTTTAGACTTGATTTTGGAGACTGAAAACCTGAAATGTTGACTTTACACTTAGCAAGTGCATCCATTCTTAGCTGGCTACAAGATCCAAACCCAAGCACTATGAAAACCCAACTATCGCTGAAAAACACTGTCAAGAGACTTTACATTACGACCTTTACATCCTTTTCACATATAGGTACTTACTTCTCCTCCAAGAACTCTGGCCAGTAAAAAAATTGTCAAGGATCCAAATATCCAAATAGTTATGATCCAAGAAACAACCTTGAGAGATAAAGAACAATTCATTTACATGAGAAATTGTCattgtgaaaaaggaaaatatatttccataaTTGCTTTCACTGCAGTCAAGGATTTTATTATGCAAAActaaattctgaattttggCAAGAATAGTGTTTAGTATCACAGTGTAATTGGCAAATGAAGTTCAGAAGTTACATTTACAGAATCACAATAACAGTAAATTTGGTGTACATGAAATGCATGCGCAATGTGGTCTGTAAGTATTGTAACAGGAGTAGGAAGTTGAGTTAAAACTACCCTAAATGTCTTCATATCCCACCTATTACAAAATATGAGCTcagacagtttttaaaagtCAGCCCAACTAATACAAGGAATTGGAATTCTCCTTTCACTTATAAAGATGCCACTTTATCCTTTACTCAAACTGAGAACACGCAGAAGACATAGGACTTTAATTCTCAGTGGAacttgatgatgatgataactTAATAAGAGCCTCAGATTCCTGGGACCAAGGaatttttccttgcttctttCATAGTTCTGCTCTTAAACTACACAAGGAATCCTAAAATCATTCTCTGGcttaaaaaatccttcaaattAACTTAGCTGGTTTTGGTGTTGAGCCACTGGAAGGACCAGAAGTAAAGCTCTCCTTTCTGAAACACTTTTTTAGATGGAAACAACAGTCTAAGTCTAGCCTATGTATTTCCAAACATACAATGACTGAACTTATACAATTAAGTCAGTACTCAGTTCAATACTTTGCTTAATTAGAAGTTCCATATTTCCAGAAgaatgaaataggaaaaaacagataaaaatcacagcagcaCTAAAAACAATATAAGTTGCTTTATTCTATTTGTGAAAATAGCCTCTTTTTACTTCCTGTTTTCCTCCACTGACTAAGGAGAGGACCAGATTAAAGTCTCAGAGCAGAAGTGCTCATCTCTCTCCAGTTTAGAGCCCACCTTTGCATTCATCTAGtccagctgctgtcagccaTCCTGTTGCTGGCTGCTAGCTTTCCCTCCTCGTACATATACAGCACTCCTGCCTCCATATGGTAAAGCCACTGCTCCTAAGAAACATGAGACCCAGTGCTCCTGTACAGGAGGTACACAAACTGCAGGAGGTGGTTCATCTGTCACAGGGCCAAGGAATTGGTCCTTGCTTTGCCAAGGAGACAGTCCACCCAGAAGACTTGAATAATAAAGTGGTTTAGTCTACTCACTTCAAGGCTCATAGAGACAAGATACTGAGAGTGAATTCTTAGTCAGCATTTGGTATTCTATATGGAAGCCAGAGATCCCAAAGGGAATGATTTTATCCCACCATTCACAAGAATCCTTGCATAAGCACATTCTGCAGGTTTACATACAGCTTATTGCCATACTTGGTCACATTTAAAACAACTGTAACCACACATTTAGTCATAAAGATTTCCAATGCAGGAGCACCTAGGCTTACATAAAAATTGTTACTATAAATGAtaacatttctttattttaatcagaacataaggaaaaaagCTAACAGTGTTTATGACAATTACACATGCACAATGCGTCTGAGTAGCTATTCACCGTGGAGTTCAAAATGAATTATGGAGAAAGAGCTATTGACTAGAGGAAACTTATTTGATTGTAACTGAGCAGGGAGGGCAAAATAGCAAACATCACTAATGAAGATTAAATACATCAGATAACAGCAGCCATATAGTATGAATTAAATAAGCAGCTTTATTTGTCAGGAAATTAGAATTCACACCAtccaaagaaatgctttttgctaACATTTTTTAGTAATAAAAAGCAAGTTAACAAAAGGTCAcaattaaaatggaaagattCACTAATATGACTATAAACCCATTAGTATCTATCTGGTTCCTCTAGAAACCACATTGTTCCTTTGttttactgtataaaaacaAACCTGACATTTCATCATGATTAACTTACCCGTGGGCTATTTAATACATTCCTAACTGCTGTCTTTCTACATATTAACTTGAGAAACAGCACTTGAAATGCCCCACATTAGTATGTGAAAAAAAGACTTTCTACCTACGTAAGAATGCAAATTGCTTAGCAATCCCATCCCCAAATTTAGTTCAGTTTCTTTTTAGGCAGAAGATTTATACCTACCTTAAACTGTCCATATAATGAAATCATTGAGAAGAAGAGGACAACTGCCAGAGGACCCCAAAAGTCTGGATTGTCTCTCACTACCTGCCTATTGAACCCAAGAGATGGCATAGGCATCAACACACATCGAATTTTGTAGTAAATATCCTTGAGATCAATGTCGAGTTCTTCCCTGAAATTGTAAAGCAAGTGAGCATTACTATACACCACAGTtatgaaataaaactaaaaagatAAGTACAGGGTCAAACAGTAGATTTATAGAGCAAGTCTCCTGTCAGCCACAAGGCTTTCTGAAGCCATGACTAACAAAGGAACAGTTTATCCACAGTAAAGCAACACCACAACTTCATGCTGCATTCAGTAACTGGTGGGacacagatttatttaattactCAAAAACAAATTACATGACTGACAACAGAAAACATACCCAGACCAGGCTagatggggctctgagaaacTTGGACtggtgaaaggtgtccctgcccaagacagggggggtggaactggatgatctttaaggtctcttccaacccaaaccattctatgattctgtgatacccTGAGAGTCTGCATTAAGataggagggttttttttttggacacaCTAGGACATGTGACACATTTGTGTCATTGTAACTACAAGTCACAGACATGTACACATAAGGAATGTCTATGTATTCCTATGCCAAGCAGTTTGCCATGAGCATActtattatgaaaatattttatttcaaattctgcAAGAAAGAATACCATTACATTCACTAATCTTAAACCATTCCAAATACATCAtgtaaaactaattttttaaaaggaaatggagTTTAGCTAC harbors:
- the YIPF4 gene encoding protein YIPF4, yielding MQPPGAQQPPLYAPSSGDFTFVSSADAEDLSGSITNPDVKLNLGGEFIKESTATTFLRQRGYGWLLEVEDDDPEDNKPLLEELDIDLKDIYYKIRCVLMPMPSLGFNRQVVRDNPDFWGPLAVVLFFSMISLYGQFKVVSWIITIWIFGSLTIFLLARVLGGEVAYGQVLGVIGYSLLPLIVIAPVLLVVGSFEVVSTLIKLFGVFWAAYSAASLLVGEEFKTKKPLLIYPIFLLYIYFLSLYTGV